A genomic region of Spirochaetota bacterium contains the following coding sequences:
- a CDS encoding transposase, which yields VESVFGHIKWNRNFKRFLLRGLDKVKIEWGLLSLAHNMMKIPAFSA from the coding sequence AAGTGGAGTCGGTTTTTGGGCATATCAAGTGGAACAGAAATTTTAAACGCTTTCTATTACGTGGGCTTGATAAAGTGAAAATTGAATGGGGATTATTGAGTTTAGCCCATAATATGATGAAAATTCCGGCATTTTCGGCATGA